The following are encoded together in the Mycolicibacterium arabiense genome:
- a CDS encoding oxidoreductase yields the protein MQHAHPALSPHRIGALALRNRLAVAPMTRVSANPDGTATTEMADYYAEFARGGFGLIVTEGIYTDTTHSQGYLNQPGLATEAHVEAWRGATDAVHAHGVPFIAQLMHAGALSQGNSFGAGTIAPSAIAPIGRPLGEYGGHDHWPTPRAATHDDIRSVTAGYADAAARAVAAGFDGVEVHAANGYLLDQFLTVYTNQRDDDYGGDLVNRIRLTAEVVAAIRDRVGADVPIGVRLSQTKVNDFTYRWPGGPADAEVIFAALARAGVDYLHVASEGRDFIDTARFSDRRTITALAREVSGVPVMANGGMHGPRQAADVLDGGHADLLSVARGALANPDLPERLAAGVELNPFDHAMIQPMATIANAREWSTARSVR from the coding sequence ATGCAGCACGCACACCCCGCCCTGAGTCCCCATCGCATCGGCGCTCTGGCGCTGCGCAACCGGCTCGCCGTCGCCCCGATGACCCGCGTCTCGGCGAACCCGGACGGCACGGCCACCACGGAGATGGCCGACTACTACGCCGAATTCGCGCGCGGCGGTTTCGGGTTGATCGTCACCGAGGGCATCTACACCGACACCACGCACAGCCAGGGGTACCTCAATCAGCCAGGCCTGGCGACCGAGGCACACGTCGAGGCATGGCGTGGCGCCACCGACGCTGTGCACGCCCACGGCGTTCCGTTCATCGCCCAGCTGATGCACGCCGGCGCGCTGTCCCAGGGCAACTCCTTCGGCGCCGGAACCATCGCACCGTCTGCCATCGCCCCGATCGGCCGCCCGCTCGGCGAGTACGGCGGTCACGACCACTGGCCCACGCCCCGAGCCGCCACCCACGACGACATCCGCAGCGTCACGGCCGGTTACGCCGACGCGGCCGCGCGGGCCGTGGCCGCGGGCTTCGACGGCGTGGAAGTCCATGCCGCCAACGGCTACCTGCTCGATCAGTTCCTCACCGTCTACACCAACCAGCGCGACGACGACTACGGCGGCGACCTGGTCAACCGCATCCGGTTGACGGCCGAGGTCGTTGCGGCGATCCGCGACCGCGTCGGCGCCGACGTCCCGATCGGGGTGCGGTTGTCGCAGACCAAGGTCAACGACTTCACCTACCGCTGGCCGGGTGGTCCTGCCGACGCCGAGGTCATCTTCGCCGCGCTGGCTCGAGCGGGTGTCGACTATCTGCACGTCGCCAGTGAGGGACGGGACTTCATCGACACCGCGCGGTTCTCGGATCGCCGCACCATCACGGCGCTGGCCCGTGAGGTCAGCGGCGTACCGGTGATGGCCAACGGTGGAATGCACGGTCCCCGACAGGCGGCCGACGTCCTCGACGGAGGGCACGCCGACCTGCTGTCCGTGGCGCGCGGGGCGCTGGCCAACCCGGATCTGCCCGAGCGGCTCGCCGCAGGCGTCGAACTGAATCCCTTCGACCACGCGATGATTCAACCGATGGCGACCATCGCCAACGCGCGGGAGTGGTCGACCGCGCGCAGCGTCCGATGA
- a CDS encoding DUF1989 domain-containing protein, whose product MTATLTVDMELTHDTTNMVIPAGQGLAFRIRAGDRFRLVDPEGGQVGDLFAFAASDPTEYLSAAHTRTSVSRLFPRVGEPFLTNRRRPILTLTADTSPGAHDMLIAACDPARYEAFGVTGHASCADNLRIALSRLAITTPVVPQPVNVFMNIPVGADGDLSWLPAPSRPGDAVTLEADMDCVIVVSACPMDLNPINGDRPTSLAIEFVAPRT is encoded by the coding sequence GTGACCGCGACGTTGACTGTGGACATGGAGTTGACGCACGACACCACCAACATGGTGATTCCCGCCGGCCAAGGCCTGGCGTTCCGCATCCGCGCGGGTGACCGCTTCCGCCTCGTCGACCCCGAGGGCGGCCAGGTCGGCGACCTGTTCGCTTTCGCGGCATCCGACCCGACCGAATACCTGTCCGCCGCGCATACCCGAACGTCGGTCAGCAGGCTGTTCCCGCGCGTCGGGGAGCCTTTCCTGACCAACCGACGGCGGCCGATCCTCACCCTGACGGCCGACACGTCACCAGGTGCGCACGACATGCTGATCGCCGCCTGTGACCCCGCCCGCTACGAGGCGTTCGGGGTAACCGGGCACGCCTCGTGCGCAGACAACCTCCGAATCGCCCTGTCTCGCCTCGCGATCACCACGCCGGTGGTCCCACAACCGGTCAACGTCTTCATGAACATCCCGGTCGGCGCCGACGGCGACCTGAGTTGGCTACCCGCGCCGAGCCGCCCCGGCGACGCCGTGACCCTCGAGGCGGACATGGATTGCGTGATCGTCGTGTCGGCCTGCCCGATGGACCTCAATCCCATCAACGGCGACCGACCCACCTCGCTCGCCATCGAATTCGTCGCACCCCGTACCTAG